Proteins from one Ranitomeya variabilis isolate aRanVar5 chromosome 1, aRanVar5.hap1, whole genome shotgun sequence genomic window:
- the ADAR gene encoding double-stranded RNA-specific adenosine deaminase isoform X2, translating into MNAPEVETIRSEVVPSVRRRWDLVPAAAATDSEQEDLLRNQRAFLQGGQPNFPTYCPPAAWNSYRVPQRHYKNPPSVPITRPAHPPTRPNRWQSNHNTNNLTSDFQLLSVSQNPLESALLQKFNVLRPGEFLTAISLSKTLGVEKKVINRHLYSLQRNCLLSLEEGKPPKWRLASGGTRATPNRSIPHQLKEGPRNEQSPLESSWSAEVMAENKEKLCEFLYQSPGSTPANIRKGLGVSRQQEINQLLTNLEKQGEVCRQGNSSKWSLTEKKRERMNLKKRAAEIHENEQADLTDPHVTNSENGQQGATPDVCSSIPEVKEADMTNEEPPAKRMKEAPTDYENGRWAMDEVTDKDDGGLDVQSTAEEPFYEPPKCSRLDKLLACQAKNPVSGLLEFTHFFSLQCEFILLDQSGPSHDPRFKIQAVIDGRNFPEAEASSKKTAKKEAAALALRILLREEQGGTQEEVLAEQVTIETPEDVKIAPTAPLIAGKNPVSILMEYSQKSGNMCEFQLVSQEGPPHDPKFTYAVKMGTQTFPAVVANSKKMAKQMAAEEAVKMLLGDNLLQPEKPEPVPDVVTAEFPPIPELSPEDLKMAQQSGVGDYIKYLNANPVSGLLEYSRAKGFAAEFKMVSQTGPAHDPKFVFQAKVGGRWFPPVTASNKKQAKAEAADAALRVLIGEAEKAIREGDSITELPVSGSTFHDQIAMLSHHKFNSLTARIQNSLLGRKILAAIIMRRHNEDLGTVVSIGTGNRCVKGEELSLHGETVNDCHAEIIARRGFIRFLYDQLMKYNPDSPEDTIFEESEGELLRICPGVTFHLYISTAPCGDGALFDKSCSDQPSVDGDKQHHPLFENPKQGKLRTKVENGEGTIPVESSDIVPTWDGIQHGERLRTMSCSDKILRWNVLGLQGGVLSHFIEPVYLSSVTLGYLFSKGHLTRAICCRMSRDGDAFQKQLPDLYMVNHPEVGRVSVYDSHRQTGKTKESSVNWCLADEEVEVLDGTKGKVEGSRLEVSRVSKLHMFVLFQKLSDLRGRRDLLLYSSYSDIKAAATQYQQAKGQFFKALREMSYGSWISKPQEEKSFNLATN; encoded by the exons ATGAATGCTCCGGAAGTGGAAACGATCCGATCGGAAGTAGTACCGAGTGTGAGGAGAAGGTGGGATTTGGTGCCGGCCGCTGCAGCCACGGATTCG GAGCAGGAAGACCTCCTTAGAAATCAGAGAGCGTTCCTCCAAGGTGGTCAGCCGAATTTTCCCACCTATTGCCCCCCAGCCGCCTGGAACTCATACCGTGTCCCACAGAGACACTACAAGAACCCCCCGTCTGTTCCCATAACTCGCCCTGCCCATCCTCCCACCCGTCCTAACAGGTGGCAATCCAATCACAACACCAACAACCTGACGAGCGATTTTCAGCTGCTTTCCGTGTCCCAGAACCCGCTAGAAAGTGCCCTGCTGCAGAAATTTAACGTCCTCCGTCCAGGAGAATTCCTGACCGCCATCAGCCTGTCCAAGACTCTAGGCGTGGAGAAGAAGGTGATCAACCGCCATCTGTACAGCCTCCAGAGGAATTGCCTGCTGAGCCTAGAGGAAGGGAAGCCCCCAAAGTGGAGGCTGGCGAGTGGAGGTACCAGGGCAACCCCAAACCGCAGCATCCCCCATCAGCTCAAAGAAGGTCCCAGGAACGAGCAGTCGCCCCTCGAGTCCAGCTGGTCAGCAGAAGTAATGGCAGAGAACAAGGAGAAGCTATGTGAGTTCCTGTATCAGTCCCCCGGCTCCACGCCTGCCAACATCCGCAAAGGGTTAGGAGTGTCCCGGCAGCAAGAGATCAATCAGCTCCTGACCAACCTGGAGAAGCAGGGTGAAGTTTGCCGCCAGGGCAACTCCTCCAAGTGGTCTCTGACAGAGAAGAAGCGGGAGAGGATGAACCTAAAGAAGAGAGCGGCAGAGATCCATGAGAACGAGCAGGCTGACCTCACAGATCCACATGTGACCAACTCTGAGAATGGCCAGCAGGGGGCAACGCCTGATGTCTGCAGCTCTATTCCAGAGGTGAAAGAGGCCGACATGACCAACGAAGAACCGCCTGCCAAGCGCATGAAGGAGGCACCGACGGACTATGAGAATGGCCGATGGGCCATGGATGAGGTGACCGACAAGGATGATGGCGGCTTAGATGTGCAGTCCACCGCTGAGGAACCCTTCTACGAGCCCCCCAAGTGCTCCCGGCTGGACAAGCTGCTGGCGTGCCAAGCCAAGAACCCTGTGAGCGGGCTGCTGGAGTTCACCCACTTCTTTTCGTTGCAATGTGAATTTATTCTTCTGGATCAGAGTGGACCCTCACACGACCCCAG GTTTAAGATTCAAGCGGTGATCGATGGGCGAAACTTTCCGGAGGCAGAAGCAAGTAGCAAAAAGACTGCCAAGAAGGAGGCCGCTGCTCTCGCCCTGCGTATCCTACTGCGGGAGGAACAAGGCGGCACACAGGAGGAGGTCCTGGCTGAGCAGGTGACCATCGAGACCCCTGAAGATGTG AAAATTGCACCCACGGCGCCGCTGATCGCAGGGAAAAACCCAGTCAGCATTCTGATGGAGTACAGCCAGAAATCCGGGAATATGTGCGAATTCCAGCTGGTGTCTCAGGAAGGACCACCACATGACCCCAA GTTCACCTATGCTGTAAAAATGGGCACCCAGACTTTCCCAGCCGTGGTTGCCAATAGCAAGAAGATGGCGAAGCAGATGGCAGCGGAGGAGGCTGTGAAAATGCTGCTAGGGGACAACCTGCTACAGCCGGAGAAG CCTGAACCGGTCCCTGATGTGGTGACTGCAGAGTTCCCCCCTATCCCAGAACTTTCTCCAGAGGATCTGAAAATGGCACAGCAGTCAGGAGTTGGGGACTACATCAAGTATCTAAATGCCAACCCTGTCAGCGGGCTCTTGGAGTATTCCCGTGCCAAGGGTTTTGCCGCAGAGTTCAAGATGGTCAGTCAGACCGGACCAGCACACGATCCCAA ATTTGTGTTTCAAGCCAAAGTTGGGGGTCGCTGGTTCCCCCCTGTCACTGCGTCCAATAAGAAGCAAGCAAAGGCAGAGGCGGCAGATGCTGCCCTGAGGGTCTTGATCGGTGAGGCAGAGAAAGCGATCCGGGAGGGAGACAGCATAACGGAG CTCCCAGTCAGCGGCAGCACCTTCCACGATCAGATCGCCATGCTCAGCCACCACAAGTTCAACAGCCTGACCGCTCGCATCCAAAACAGCCTCCTGGGTCGGAAGATCTTGGCGGCCATCATCATGAGACGGCACAATGAGGACCTGGGCACCGTTGTTAGCATTGGCACCG GTAACCGGTGTGTGAAAGGTGAGGAGCTGAGTCTGCATGGAGAGACGGTGAATGACTGCCACGCGGAGATCATCGCACGCCGTGGCTTCATAAG GTTCTTGTATGATCAGCTGATGAAGTACAACCCTGACTCTCCGGAGGACACTATATTCGAGGAGTCGGAGGGAGAGCTGCTGAGGATTTGCCCCGGGGTCACCTTCCACCTGTACATCAG TACCGCCCCCTGCGGAGATGGGGCACTCTTTGACAAGTCGTGCAGTGACCAGCCCTCTGTGGACGGAGACAAGCAGCACCACCCGTTGTTCGAAAACCCCAAACAAGGAAAGCTGCGAACCAAAGTGGAGAATG GGGAGGGCACCATTCCTGTGGAGTCCAGTGATATTGTGCCCACCTGGGATGGGATCCAGCATGGCGAGCGGCTCCGCACCATGTCCTGCAGCGACAAGATCCTGCGCTGGAATGTGCTGGGCCTTCAGGGTGGCGTCCTGTCTCATTTCATCGAGCCAGTGTATCTCAGCTCCGTCACCCTAG GATACCTGTTTAGTAAGGGTCACTTGACAAGAGCGATTTGCTGCCGCATGTCTAGGGATGGGGATGCCTTCCAGAAGCAACTGCCGGATTTGTACATGGTCAATCACCCTGAG GTTGGGCGGGTTAGCGTGTACGACTCCCATCGACAGACTGGAAAAACCAAGGAGTCCAGTGTGAACTGGTGCCTGGCGGACGAAGAGGTTGAGGTCCTGGACGGTACAAAAGGCAAAGTTGAAGG GTCCCGGCTGGAGGTCTCCCGTGTCTCCAAGCTCCACATGTTCGTTTTGTTCCAGAAACTCAGTGACCTGCGCGGCCGCCGCGACCTGCTGCTCTACAGCTCCTACAGCGACATCAAAGCGGCAGCCACCCAGTACCAGCAGGCCAAAGGACAGTTCTTTAAAGCTCTGCGCGAGATGAGCTACGGCAGCTGGATCAGCAAACCCCAGGAGGAGAAGAGCTTCAACCTGGCCACTAATTAA
- the ADAR gene encoding double-stranded RNA-specific adenosine deaminase isoform X1 has translation MPGTKVSPCMLSRRKEQEDLLRNQRAFLQGGQPNFPTYCPPAAWNSYRVPQRHYKNPPSVPITRPAHPPTRPNRWQSNHNTNNLTSDFQLLSVSQNPLESALLQKFNVLRPGEFLTAISLSKTLGVEKKVINRHLYSLQRNCLLSLEEGKPPKWRLASGGTRATPNRSIPHQLKEGPRNEQSPLESSWSAEVMAENKEKLCEFLYQSPGSTPANIRKGLGVSRQQEINQLLTNLEKQGEVCRQGNSSKWSLTEKKRERMNLKKRAAEIHENEQADLTDPHVTNSENGQQGATPDVCSSIPEVKEADMTNEEPPAKRMKEAPTDYENGRWAMDEVTDKDDGGLDVQSTAEEPFYEPPKCSRLDKLLACQAKNPVSGLLEFTHFFSLQCEFILLDQSGPSHDPRFKIQAVIDGRNFPEAEASSKKTAKKEAAALALRILLREEQGGTQEEVLAEQVTIETPEDVKIAPTAPLIAGKNPVSILMEYSQKSGNMCEFQLVSQEGPPHDPKFTYAVKMGTQTFPAVVANSKKMAKQMAAEEAVKMLLGDNLLQPEKPEPVPDVVTAEFPPIPELSPEDLKMAQQSGVGDYIKYLNANPVSGLLEYSRAKGFAAEFKMVSQTGPAHDPKFVFQAKVGGRWFPPVTASNKKQAKAEAADAALRVLIGEAEKAIREGDSITELPVSGSTFHDQIAMLSHHKFNSLTARIQNSLLGRKILAAIIMRRHNEDLGTVVSIGTGNRCVKGEELSLHGETVNDCHAEIIARRGFIRFLYDQLMKYNPDSPEDTIFEESEGELLRICPGVTFHLYISTAPCGDGALFDKSCSDQPSVDGDKQHHPLFENPKQGKLRTKVENGEGTIPVESSDIVPTWDGIQHGERLRTMSCSDKILRWNVLGLQGGVLSHFIEPVYLSSVTLGYLFSKGHLTRAICCRMSRDGDAFQKQLPDLYMVNHPEVGRVSVYDSHRQTGKTKESSVNWCLADEEVEVLDGTKGKVEGSRLEVSRVSKLHMFVLFQKLSDLRGRRDLLLYSSYSDIKAAATQYQQAKGQFFKALREMSYGSWISKPQEEKSFNLATN, from the exons ATGCCTGGCACTAAGGTATCTCCCTGTATGCTCAGCAGGAGGAAG GAGCAGGAAGACCTCCTTAGAAATCAGAGAGCGTTCCTCCAAGGTGGTCAGCCGAATTTTCCCACCTATTGCCCCCCAGCCGCCTGGAACTCATACCGTGTCCCACAGAGACACTACAAGAACCCCCCGTCTGTTCCCATAACTCGCCCTGCCCATCCTCCCACCCGTCCTAACAGGTGGCAATCCAATCACAACACCAACAACCTGACGAGCGATTTTCAGCTGCTTTCCGTGTCCCAGAACCCGCTAGAAAGTGCCCTGCTGCAGAAATTTAACGTCCTCCGTCCAGGAGAATTCCTGACCGCCATCAGCCTGTCCAAGACTCTAGGCGTGGAGAAGAAGGTGATCAACCGCCATCTGTACAGCCTCCAGAGGAATTGCCTGCTGAGCCTAGAGGAAGGGAAGCCCCCAAAGTGGAGGCTGGCGAGTGGAGGTACCAGGGCAACCCCAAACCGCAGCATCCCCCATCAGCTCAAAGAAGGTCCCAGGAACGAGCAGTCGCCCCTCGAGTCCAGCTGGTCAGCAGAAGTAATGGCAGAGAACAAGGAGAAGCTATGTGAGTTCCTGTATCAGTCCCCCGGCTCCACGCCTGCCAACATCCGCAAAGGGTTAGGAGTGTCCCGGCAGCAAGAGATCAATCAGCTCCTGACCAACCTGGAGAAGCAGGGTGAAGTTTGCCGCCAGGGCAACTCCTCCAAGTGGTCTCTGACAGAGAAGAAGCGGGAGAGGATGAACCTAAAGAAGAGAGCGGCAGAGATCCATGAGAACGAGCAGGCTGACCTCACAGATCCACATGTGACCAACTCTGAGAATGGCCAGCAGGGGGCAACGCCTGATGTCTGCAGCTCTATTCCAGAGGTGAAAGAGGCCGACATGACCAACGAAGAACCGCCTGCCAAGCGCATGAAGGAGGCACCGACGGACTATGAGAATGGCCGATGGGCCATGGATGAGGTGACCGACAAGGATGATGGCGGCTTAGATGTGCAGTCCACCGCTGAGGAACCCTTCTACGAGCCCCCCAAGTGCTCCCGGCTGGACAAGCTGCTGGCGTGCCAAGCCAAGAACCCTGTGAGCGGGCTGCTGGAGTTCACCCACTTCTTTTCGTTGCAATGTGAATTTATTCTTCTGGATCAGAGTGGACCCTCACACGACCCCAG GTTTAAGATTCAAGCGGTGATCGATGGGCGAAACTTTCCGGAGGCAGAAGCAAGTAGCAAAAAGACTGCCAAGAAGGAGGCCGCTGCTCTCGCCCTGCGTATCCTACTGCGGGAGGAACAAGGCGGCACACAGGAGGAGGTCCTGGCTGAGCAGGTGACCATCGAGACCCCTGAAGATGTG AAAATTGCACCCACGGCGCCGCTGATCGCAGGGAAAAACCCAGTCAGCATTCTGATGGAGTACAGCCAGAAATCCGGGAATATGTGCGAATTCCAGCTGGTGTCTCAGGAAGGACCACCACATGACCCCAA GTTCACCTATGCTGTAAAAATGGGCACCCAGACTTTCCCAGCCGTGGTTGCCAATAGCAAGAAGATGGCGAAGCAGATGGCAGCGGAGGAGGCTGTGAAAATGCTGCTAGGGGACAACCTGCTACAGCCGGAGAAG CCTGAACCGGTCCCTGATGTGGTGACTGCAGAGTTCCCCCCTATCCCAGAACTTTCTCCAGAGGATCTGAAAATGGCACAGCAGTCAGGAGTTGGGGACTACATCAAGTATCTAAATGCCAACCCTGTCAGCGGGCTCTTGGAGTATTCCCGTGCCAAGGGTTTTGCCGCAGAGTTCAAGATGGTCAGTCAGACCGGACCAGCACACGATCCCAA ATTTGTGTTTCAAGCCAAAGTTGGGGGTCGCTGGTTCCCCCCTGTCACTGCGTCCAATAAGAAGCAAGCAAAGGCAGAGGCGGCAGATGCTGCCCTGAGGGTCTTGATCGGTGAGGCAGAGAAAGCGATCCGGGAGGGAGACAGCATAACGGAG CTCCCAGTCAGCGGCAGCACCTTCCACGATCAGATCGCCATGCTCAGCCACCACAAGTTCAACAGCCTGACCGCTCGCATCCAAAACAGCCTCCTGGGTCGGAAGATCTTGGCGGCCATCATCATGAGACGGCACAATGAGGACCTGGGCACCGTTGTTAGCATTGGCACCG GTAACCGGTGTGTGAAAGGTGAGGAGCTGAGTCTGCATGGAGAGACGGTGAATGACTGCCACGCGGAGATCATCGCACGCCGTGGCTTCATAAG GTTCTTGTATGATCAGCTGATGAAGTACAACCCTGACTCTCCGGAGGACACTATATTCGAGGAGTCGGAGGGAGAGCTGCTGAGGATTTGCCCCGGGGTCACCTTCCACCTGTACATCAG TACCGCCCCCTGCGGAGATGGGGCACTCTTTGACAAGTCGTGCAGTGACCAGCCCTCTGTGGACGGAGACAAGCAGCACCACCCGTTGTTCGAAAACCCCAAACAAGGAAAGCTGCGAACCAAAGTGGAGAATG GGGAGGGCACCATTCCTGTGGAGTCCAGTGATATTGTGCCCACCTGGGATGGGATCCAGCATGGCGAGCGGCTCCGCACCATGTCCTGCAGCGACAAGATCCTGCGCTGGAATGTGCTGGGCCTTCAGGGTGGCGTCCTGTCTCATTTCATCGAGCCAGTGTATCTCAGCTCCGTCACCCTAG GATACCTGTTTAGTAAGGGTCACTTGACAAGAGCGATTTGCTGCCGCATGTCTAGGGATGGGGATGCCTTCCAGAAGCAACTGCCGGATTTGTACATGGTCAATCACCCTGAG GTTGGGCGGGTTAGCGTGTACGACTCCCATCGACAGACTGGAAAAACCAAGGAGTCCAGTGTGAACTGGTGCCTGGCGGACGAAGAGGTTGAGGTCCTGGACGGTACAAAAGGCAAAGTTGAAGG GTCCCGGCTGGAGGTCTCCCGTGTCTCCAAGCTCCACATGTTCGTTTTGTTCCAGAAACTCAGTGACCTGCGCGGCCGCCGCGACCTGCTGCTCTACAGCTCCTACAGCGACATCAAAGCGGCAGCCACCCAGTACCAGCAGGCCAAAGGACAGTTCTTTAAAGCTCTGCGCGAGATGAGCTACGGCAGCTGGATCAGCAAACCCCAGGAGGAGAAGAGCTTCAACCTGGCCACTAATTAA
- the ADAR gene encoding double-stranded RNA-specific adenosine deaminase isoform X3 codes for MRSYRGRHSHPPPHSSIRSPNSFSFVNPFLTQEQEDLLRNQRAFLQGGQPNFPTYCPPAAWNSYRVPQRHYKNPPSVPITRPAHPPTRPNRWQSNHNTNNLTSDFQLLSVSQNPLESALLQKFNVLRPGEFLTAISLSKTLGVEKKVINRHLYSLQRNCLLSLEEGKPPKWRLASGGTRATPNRSIPHQLKEGPRNEQSPLESSWSAEVMAENKEKLCEFLYQSPGSTPANIRKGLGVSRQQEINQLLTNLEKQGEVCRQGNSSKWSLTEKKRERMNLKKRAAEIHENEQADLTDPHVTNSENGQQGATPDVCSSIPEVKEADMTNEEPPAKRMKEAPTDYENGRWAMDEVTDKDDGGLDVQSTAEEPFYEPPKCSRLDKLLACQAKNPVSGLLEFTHFFSLQCEFILLDQSGPSHDPRFKIQAVIDGRNFPEAEASSKKTAKKEAAALALRILLREEQGGTQEEVLAEQVTIETPEDVKIAPTAPLIAGKNPVSILMEYSQKSGNMCEFQLVSQEGPPHDPKFTYAVKMGTQTFPAVVANSKKMAKQMAAEEAVKMLLGDNLLQPEKPEPVPDVVTAEFPPIPELSPEDLKMAQQSGVGDYIKYLNANPVSGLLEYSRAKGFAAEFKMVSQTGPAHDPKFVFQAKVGGRWFPPVTASNKKQAKAEAADAALRVLIGEAEKAIREGDSITELPVSGSTFHDQIAMLSHHKFNSLTARIQNSLLGRKILAAIIMRRHNEDLGTVVSIGTGNRCVKGEELSLHGETVNDCHAEIIARRGFIRFLYDQLMKYNPDSPEDTIFEESEGELLRICPGVTFHLYISTAPCGDGALFDKSCSDQPSVDGDKQHHPLFENPKQGKLRTKVENGEGTIPVESSDIVPTWDGIQHGERLRTMSCSDKILRWNVLGLQGGVLSHFIEPVYLSSVTLGYLFSKGHLTRAICCRMSRDGDAFQKQLPDLYMVNHPEVGRVSVYDSHRQTGKTKESSVNWCLADEEVEVLDGTKGKVEGSRLEVSRVSKLHMFVLFQKLSDLRGRRDLLLYSSYSDIKAAATQYQQAKGQFFKALREMSYGSWISKPQEEKSFNLATN; via the exons ATGAGATCCTACCGAGGGCGTCATTCTCACCCGCCTCCCCATAGCTCCATCCGCAGCCCTAACTCGTTTTCTTTCGTTAACCCTTTCCTCACGCAGGAGCAGGAAGACCTCCTTAGAAATCAGAGAGCGTTCCTCCAAGGTGGTCAGCCGAATTTTCCCACCTATTGCCCCCCAGCCGCCTGGAACTCATACCGTGTCCCACAGAGACACTACAAGAACCCCCCGTCTGTTCCCATAACTCGCCCTGCCCATCCTCCCACCCGTCCTAACAGGTGGCAATCCAATCACAACACCAACAACCTGACGAGCGATTTTCAGCTGCTTTCCGTGTCCCAGAACCCGCTAGAAAGTGCCCTGCTGCAGAAATTTAACGTCCTCCGTCCAGGAGAATTCCTGACCGCCATCAGCCTGTCCAAGACTCTAGGCGTGGAGAAGAAGGTGATCAACCGCCATCTGTACAGCCTCCAGAGGAATTGCCTGCTGAGCCTAGAGGAAGGGAAGCCCCCAAAGTGGAGGCTGGCGAGTGGAGGTACCAGGGCAACCCCAAACCGCAGCATCCCCCATCAGCTCAAAGAAGGTCCCAGGAACGAGCAGTCGCCCCTCGAGTCCAGCTGGTCAGCAGAAGTAATGGCAGAGAACAAGGAGAAGCTATGTGAGTTCCTGTATCAGTCCCCCGGCTCCACGCCTGCCAACATCCGCAAAGGGTTAGGAGTGTCCCGGCAGCAAGAGATCAATCAGCTCCTGACCAACCTGGAGAAGCAGGGTGAAGTTTGCCGCCAGGGCAACTCCTCCAAGTGGTCTCTGACAGAGAAGAAGCGGGAGAGGATGAACCTAAAGAAGAGAGCGGCAGAGATCCATGAGAACGAGCAGGCTGACCTCACAGATCCACATGTGACCAACTCTGAGAATGGCCAGCAGGGGGCAACGCCTGATGTCTGCAGCTCTATTCCAGAGGTGAAAGAGGCCGACATGACCAACGAAGAACCGCCTGCCAAGCGCATGAAGGAGGCACCGACGGACTATGAGAATGGCCGATGGGCCATGGATGAGGTGACCGACAAGGATGATGGCGGCTTAGATGTGCAGTCCACCGCTGAGGAACCCTTCTACGAGCCCCCCAAGTGCTCCCGGCTGGACAAGCTGCTGGCGTGCCAAGCCAAGAACCCTGTGAGCGGGCTGCTGGAGTTCACCCACTTCTTTTCGTTGCAATGTGAATTTATTCTTCTGGATCAGAGTGGACCCTCACACGACCCCAG GTTTAAGATTCAAGCGGTGATCGATGGGCGAAACTTTCCGGAGGCAGAAGCAAGTAGCAAAAAGACTGCCAAGAAGGAGGCCGCTGCTCTCGCCCTGCGTATCCTACTGCGGGAGGAACAAGGCGGCACACAGGAGGAGGTCCTGGCTGAGCAGGTGACCATCGAGACCCCTGAAGATGTG AAAATTGCACCCACGGCGCCGCTGATCGCAGGGAAAAACCCAGTCAGCATTCTGATGGAGTACAGCCAGAAATCCGGGAATATGTGCGAATTCCAGCTGGTGTCTCAGGAAGGACCACCACATGACCCCAA GTTCACCTATGCTGTAAAAATGGGCACCCAGACTTTCCCAGCCGTGGTTGCCAATAGCAAGAAGATGGCGAAGCAGATGGCAGCGGAGGAGGCTGTGAAAATGCTGCTAGGGGACAACCTGCTACAGCCGGAGAAG CCTGAACCGGTCCCTGATGTGGTGACTGCAGAGTTCCCCCCTATCCCAGAACTTTCTCCAGAGGATCTGAAAATGGCACAGCAGTCAGGAGTTGGGGACTACATCAAGTATCTAAATGCCAACCCTGTCAGCGGGCTCTTGGAGTATTCCCGTGCCAAGGGTTTTGCCGCAGAGTTCAAGATGGTCAGTCAGACCGGACCAGCACACGATCCCAA ATTTGTGTTTCAAGCCAAAGTTGGGGGTCGCTGGTTCCCCCCTGTCACTGCGTCCAATAAGAAGCAAGCAAAGGCAGAGGCGGCAGATGCTGCCCTGAGGGTCTTGATCGGTGAGGCAGAGAAAGCGATCCGGGAGGGAGACAGCATAACGGAG CTCCCAGTCAGCGGCAGCACCTTCCACGATCAGATCGCCATGCTCAGCCACCACAAGTTCAACAGCCTGACCGCTCGCATCCAAAACAGCCTCCTGGGTCGGAAGATCTTGGCGGCCATCATCATGAGACGGCACAATGAGGACCTGGGCACCGTTGTTAGCATTGGCACCG GTAACCGGTGTGTGAAAGGTGAGGAGCTGAGTCTGCATGGAGAGACGGTGAATGACTGCCACGCGGAGATCATCGCACGCCGTGGCTTCATAAG GTTCTTGTATGATCAGCTGATGAAGTACAACCCTGACTCTCCGGAGGACACTATATTCGAGGAGTCGGAGGGAGAGCTGCTGAGGATTTGCCCCGGGGTCACCTTCCACCTGTACATCAG TACCGCCCCCTGCGGAGATGGGGCACTCTTTGACAAGTCGTGCAGTGACCAGCCCTCTGTGGACGGAGACAAGCAGCACCACCCGTTGTTCGAAAACCCCAAACAAGGAAAGCTGCGAACCAAAGTGGAGAATG GGGAGGGCACCATTCCTGTGGAGTCCAGTGATATTGTGCCCACCTGGGATGGGATCCAGCATGGCGAGCGGCTCCGCACCATGTCCTGCAGCGACAAGATCCTGCGCTGGAATGTGCTGGGCCTTCAGGGTGGCGTCCTGTCTCATTTCATCGAGCCAGTGTATCTCAGCTCCGTCACCCTAG GATACCTGTTTAGTAAGGGTCACTTGACAAGAGCGATTTGCTGCCGCATGTCTAGGGATGGGGATGCCTTCCAGAAGCAACTGCCGGATTTGTACATGGTCAATCACCCTGAG GTTGGGCGGGTTAGCGTGTACGACTCCCATCGACAGACTGGAAAAACCAAGGAGTCCAGTGTGAACTGGTGCCTGGCGGACGAAGAGGTTGAGGTCCTGGACGGTACAAAAGGCAAAGTTGAAGG GTCCCGGCTGGAGGTCTCCCGTGTCTCCAAGCTCCACATGTTCGTTTTGTTCCAGAAACTCAGTGACCTGCGCGGCCGCCGCGACCTGCTGCTCTACAGCTCCTACAGCGACATCAAAGCGGCAGCCACCCAGTACCAGCAGGCCAAAGGACAGTTCTTTAAAGCTCTGCGCGAGATGAGCTACGGCAGCTGGATCAGCAAACCCCAGGAGGAGAAGAGCTTCAACCTGGCCACTAATTAA